A portion of the Citrobacter rodentium NBRC 105723 = DSM 16636 genome contains these proteins:
- the lolC gene encoding lipoprotein-releasing ABC transporter permease subunit LolC, with protein MYQPVALFIGLRYMRGRAADRFGRFVSWLSTIGITLGVMALVTVLSVMNGFERELQNNILGLMPQAILSAEHGSLNPRQVPEKAVQLNGVNRIAPLTTGDVVLQSARSVAVGVMLGIDPAQKDPLTPYLVNVKQTDLQPGKYNVILGEQLAGQLGVSRGDQIRVMVPSASQFTPMGRLPSQRLFTVIGTFAANSEVDGYQMLTNIQDASRLMRYPAGNITGWRLWLNEPLKVDTLSQQTLPEGVKWQDWRERKGELFQAVRMEKNMMGLLLSLIVAVAAFNIITSLGLMVMEKQGEVAILQTQGLTPRQIMMVFMVQGASAGIIGALLGAVLGVLLASQLNNLMPVIGILLDGASLPVAIEPLQVVVIALVAMALALLSTLYPSWRAAATQPAEALRYE; from the coding sequence ATGTATCAACCTGTCGCTCTATTCATTGGCCTGCGTTACATGCGTGGGCGTGCAGCGGATCGTTTCGGTCGCTTCGTTTCCTGGCTTTCCACCATCGGCATTACCCTTGGGGTGATGGCGCTGGTTACGGTTTTGTCGGTTATGAACGGCTTTGAACGCGAGCTGCAAAATAACATTCTGGGCCTGATGCCTCAGGCAATTCTTTCCGCTGAACACGGCTCGCTGAATCCCCGGCAGGTGCCGGAAAAGGCCGTACAGCTAAACGGGGTTAATCGCATTGCGCCCTTGACCACCGGCGATGTGGTTTTGCAAAGCGCGCGTAGCGTGGCGGTCGGGGTGATGCTGGGTATCGATCCGGCGCAAAAAGATCCGCTGACGCCGTATCTGGTCAATGTGAAACAAACCGATCTCCAGCCGGGCAAGTATAATGTCATCCTCGGCGAACAGCTTGCCGGGCAGCTTGGGGTCAGCCGCGGCGATCAGATCCGCGTGATGGTGCCTTCGGCCAGCCAGTTTACGCCGATGGGCCGCCTGCCAAGCCAGCGTCTGTTCACCGTGATCGGCACCTTTGCGGCGAACAGCGAAGTCGACGGCTACCAGATGTTGACCAATATCCAGGATGCGTCACGACTGATGCGCTACCCGGCGGGGAACATTACCGGCTGGCGTTTATGGCTTAATGAGCCGCTGAAAGTTGACACGCTGAGCCAGCAGACGCTGCCGGAAGGGGTGAAATGGCAGGACTGGCGCGAGCGTAAAGGCGAGCTGTTCCAGGCCGTGCGAATGGAAAAGAACATGATGGGACTGCTGCTCAGCCTGATCGTGGCGGTGGCGGCTTTCAATATCATTACCTCGCTGGGGTTGATGGTTATGGAGAAGCAGGGCGAAGTGGCGATTCTGCAAACACAGGGGCTGACGCCGCGGCAGATCATGATGGTCTTTATGGTCCAGGGGGCCAGCGCCGGGATTATCGGCGCGCTGCTCGGGGCGGTGCTCGGCGTGCTGCTTGCCAGCCAGTTGAATAATCTGATGCCGGTTATCGGCATATTGCTCGACGGCGCGTCGCTGCCGGTGGCGATCGAACCGTTGCAGGTCGTTGTCATCGCGCTGGTGGCGATGGCGCTTGCTCTGCTTTCAACGCTTTATCCTTCCTGGCGCGCAGCCGCCACCCAACCCGCTGAGGCTTTACGTTATGAATAA
- a CDS encoding acyltransferase family protein: MKKKELWINQIKGLCICLVVIYHSVITFYPHLTHFQYPFSHLLAKCWIYFNLYLAPFRMPVFFFISGFLIRRYISDVSWKESLDKRVWNIFWVLALWGVAQWLAITALNGALAPERELNTAANAAYAASAGQFLRSMLTASTSLWYLYALIVYFAVCKIFSRQAKPLFVCSVALSIAINFLPTPWWGMNSVIRNLPYYSLGAWFGVPLMQWIKEVPLRRYALACSAVSVLAVAAWLFNVSLLLSVVSIVLIMKLFYQYEQRFGMRESGLMNVIGSNTIAIYTTHRILVEAFSLLLIPAINGAVWSPRTELALLLVYPFISLLVCTLFGLAVRKLSQGLLGDILFSPPSRPAVASYSR, encoded by the coding sequence ATGAAAAAGAAAGAATTATGGATCAACCAAATCAAGGGGCTGTGTATCTGTCTGGTGGTCATTTATCATTCAGTGATTACCTTTTACCCCCATCTGACACACTTTCAGTATCCGTTTTCGCACTTACTGGCGAAATGCTGGATCTACTTTAACCTCTACCTGGCGCCGTTTCGTATGCCGGTATTTTTCTTTATCTCGGGCTTTTTGATTCGCCGCTATATCAGCGACGTGAGCTGGAAAGAGAGCCTTGATAAGCGCGTCTGGAATATCTTCTGGGTGCTGGCGCTGTGGGGCGTGGCGCAGTGGCTGGCGATCACTGCCCTCAACGGCGCGCTGGCGCCGGAGCGCGAGCTGAATACCGCCGCCAATGCCGCTTACGCCGCCTCTGCCGGGCAGTTCCTGCGCAGTATGCTGACCGCCAGCACCAGCCTGTGGTATCTGTACGCGCTGATTGTCTATTTTGCGGTATGTAAGATTTTTAGCCGTCAGGCGAAACCGCTTTTTGTCTGTTCCGTCGCGTTAAGCATAGCGATTAACTTTCTTCCGACGCCGTGGTGGGGCATGAACAGCGTGATCCGCAATCTGCCTTATTACAGCCTCGGCGCCTGGTTTGGCGTCCCGCTGATGCAGTGGATCAAAGAGGTGCCGCTGCGCCGCTATGCGCTGGCATGTAGTGCCGTGAGCGTGCTGGCCGTCGCGGCCTGGCTGTTTAACGTCTCGTTATTGCTGTCGGTCGTCTCCATTGTGCTGATTATGAAACTGTTTTATCAGTACGAACAGCGCTTTGGCATGCGCGAATCCGGCCTGATGAACGTGATTGGCTCGAACACCATTGCGATTTACACCACCCACCGCATTCTGGTGGAAGCCTTCAGCCTTCTGCTTATTCCTGCAATCAACGGCGCCGTATGGTCCCCGCGGACGGAGCTGGCGCTGCTGCTGGTTTACCCGTTTATCAGCCTGCTGGTCTGTACGCTCTTCGGTCTGGCTGTGCGTAAACTGTCGCAAGGGCTGTTGGGGGATATTCTGTTCTCGCCCCCTTCCCGCCCGGCGGTCGCCAGCTATTCCCGCTAA
- the mfd gene encoding transcription-repair coupling factor, whose protein sequence is MPELQRYTLPVKAGDQRLLGELTGAACATLVAEIAERHVGPVVLIAPDMQNALRLHDEIRQFTDQMVMNLADWETLPYDSFSPHQEIISSRLSTLYQLPTMQRGVLIVPVNTLMQRVCPHSYLHGHALVMKKGQSLSRDALRSQLDGAGYRHVDQVMEHGEYATRGALLDLFPMGSEQPYRLDFFDDEIDSLRLFDADTQRTLEEVAEINLLPAHEFPTDKTAIELFRSQWRDTFEVKRDPEHIYQQVSKGTLPAGIEYWQPLFFSEPLSPLFSYFPANTLVVNTGDLEASAERFQADTLARFENRGVDPMRPLLPPEALWLRVDALFSELKRWPRVQLKTEHLPDKAANANLGFQTLPDLAVQAQQKAPLDALRRFLESFSGPVVFSVESEGRREALGELLARIKIAPKRIMRLDEATGSGRYLMIGAAEHGFIDTQRNLALICESDLLGERVARRRQDSRRTINPDTLIRNLAELHPGQPVVHLEHGVGRYAGMTTLEAGGIKGEYLMLTYAGDAKLYVPVSSLHLISRYAGGAEENAPLHKLGGDAWSRARQKAAEKVRDVAAELLDIYAQRAAKEGFAFKHDREQYQLFCDSFPFETTPDQAQAINAVLSDMCQPLAMDRLVCGDVGFGKTEVAMRAAFLAVENHKQVAVLVPTTLLAQQHFDNFRDRFANWPVRIEMLSRFRSAKEQAQILEQAAEGKIDILIGTHKLLQSDVKLRDLGLLIVDEEHRFGVRHKERIKAMRADVDILTLTATPIPRTLNMAMSGMRDLSIIATPPARRLAVKTFVREYDNLVVREAILREILRGGQVYYLYNDVENIQKAVDRLAELVPEARIAIGHGQMRERELERVMNDFHHQRFNVLVCTTIIETGIDIPTANTIIIERADHFGLAQLHQLRGRVGRSHHQAYAWLLTPHPKAMTTDAQKRLEAIASLEDLGAGFALATHDLEIRGAGELLGEDQSGQMETIGFSLYMELLENAVDALKAGREPSLEDLTSQQTEVELRMPSLLPDDFIPDVNTRLSFYKRIASAKSANELEEIKVELIDRFGLLPDPARNLLDIARLRQQAQKLGIRKLEGNEKGGTIEFAEKNHVNPSWLIGLLQKQPQHFRLDGPVRLKFIQDLAERKTRMEWVRQFMAQLEENAVA, encoded by the coding sequence ATGCCTGAACTACAACGTTACACGCTGCCCGTTAAAGCGGGCGATCAGCGCCTGCTGGGCGAACTGACCGGCGCGGCCTGCGCCACGCTGGTGGCGGAAATCGCCGAGCGTCATGTTGGACCCGTGGTGCTCATCGCTCCCGATATGCAAAACGCCCTGCGCCTGCATGATGAAATTCGCCAGTTTACCGACCAGATGGTGATGAATCTCGCGGACTGGGAGACGCTCCCTTACGACAGTTTCTCTCCGCATCAGGAAATTATCTCCTCGCGCCTTTCCACGCTGTACCAGTTGCCCACCATGCAGCGCGGCGTACTGATTGTGCCGGTTAATACTCTGATGCAGCGCGTCTGTCCGCACAGCTATCTGCACGGCCACGCGCTGGTAATGAAAAAAGGACAGAGCCTGTCGCGCGATGCCCTGCGTTCCCAGCTCGACGGCGCGGGCTACCGGCACGTTGACCAGGTGATGGAGCACGGCGAATATGCCACCCGCGGCGCGCTGCTGGATCTCTTCCCGATGGGCAGCGAACAGCCTTACCGCCTTGATTTCTTTGATGATGAAATTGACAGCCTGCGGCTGTTTGACGCCGATACCCAGCGTACGCTGGAAGAGGTCGCGGAGATCAACCTGCTGCCCGCGCACGAATTTCCGACCGATAAAACCGCCATTGAGCTGTTCCGCAGCCAGTGGCGCGACACGTTTGAGGTCAAACGCGACCCGGAGCATATCTATCAGCAGGTCAGCAAAGGTACGCTCCCTGCGGGAATTGAATACTGGCAGCCGCTGTTTTTCAGCGAACCGCTGTCGCCGCTGTTCAGCTACTTCCCGGCAAACACGCTGGTCGTGAATACCGGCGATCTGGAAGCCAGCGCCGAACGCTTCCAGGCCGATACGCTGGCGCGTTTTGAAAACCGCGGCGTTGATCCGATGCGCCCGCTGCTGCCGCCGGAAGCGCTGTGGCTGCGGGTCGACGCGCTGTTTTCCGAACTTAAGCGCTGGCCGCGCGTCCAGTTAAAAACCGAACATCTGCCCGACAAAGCGGCAAACGCCAATCTGGGCTTTCAAACGCTGCCGGATCTGGCCGTACAGGCGCAGCAAAAAGCGCCGCTGGACGCGTTGCGCAGATTCCTTGAGTCGTTCAGCGGCCCGGTGGTGTTTTCGGTTGAGAGCGAAGGCCGCCGCGAAGCCCTTGGCGAACTGCTCGCGCGGATTAAAATTGCGCCGAAGCGCATTATGCGTCTCGATGAAGCGACCGGCTCCGGACGTTATCTGATGATCGGCGCCGCCGAACACGGGTTTATCGATACGCAGCGCAACCTGGCGCTGATTTGCGAAAGCGATCTGCTGGGCGAGCGCGTCGCGCGCCGTCGTCAGGATTCCCGCCGCACCATCAACCCGGATACGCTGATCCGTAACCTGGCGGAGCTGCATCCGGGCCAGCCGGTGGTGCATCTGGAACACGGCGTGGGCCGCTATGCCGGAATGACCACCCTGGAGGCGGGCGGCATCAAGGGCGAGTATCTGATGCTGACCTACGCCGGTGATGCAAAACTGTACGTGCCGGTCTCCTCGCTGCATCTTATCAGCCGTTACGCAGGCGGAGCGGAGGAAAACGCGCCGCTGCACAAGCTCGGCGGCGATGCCTGGTCGCGTGCCCGGCAGAAAGCGGCGGAAAAAGTCCGCGACGTGGCGGCGGAGCTGCTGGACATCTACGCCCAGCGCGCGGCGAAAGAGGGCTTCGCCTTTAAACACGATCGCGAACAATACCAGCTGTTCTGCGACAGCTTCCCGTTCGAAACGACGCCCGATCAGGCGCAGGCGATTAACGCCGTGCTCAGCGACATGTGCCAGCCGCTGGCGATGGACAGGCTGGTCTGCGGCGACGTCGGCTTTGGTAAAACCGAAGTGGCCATGCGCGCGGCGTTTCTCGCCGTCGAAAACCATAAACAGGTGGCGGTGCTGGTGCCAACCACCCTGCTCGCCCAGCAGCATTTCGACAACTTCCGCGACCGCTTCGCCAACTGGCCGGTGCGTATCGAAATGCTCTCCCGCTTCCGCAGCGCCAAAGAGCAGGCGCAGATTCTCGAACAGGCCGCCGAAGGGAAAATCGATATTCTGATCGGCACGCACAAGCTGCTGCAAAGCGATGTGAAGCTGCGGGATCTGGGTTTACTGATCGTCGACGAAGAGCACCGTTTCGGCGTCCGCCACAAAGAGCGTATCAAAGCGATGCGCGCCGACGTGGATATACTGACGCTAACCGCCACGCCGATCCCGCGTACGCTGAATATGGCGATGAGCGGAATGCGCGATCTGTCGATTATCGCCACCCCGCCGGCTCGCCGCCTGGCGGTGAAAACCTTCGTGCGCGAATACGATAACCTGGTGGTGCGCGAGGCGATCCTGCGTGAAATCCTGCGCGGCGGCCAGGTTTACTATCTGTACAACGACGTGGAAAATATCCAGAAAGCCGTTGACAGGCTGGCGGAACTGGTACCGGAAGCGCGCATCGCCATTGGTCACGGCCAGATGCGCGAGCGCGAACTGGAACGGGTGATGAATGACTTCCACCACCAGCGTTTTAACGTGCTGGTGTGCACCACCATTATCGAAACCGGCATCGACATTCCGACCGCCAATACCATCATCATTGAGCGCGCGGATCACTTCGGCCTGGCGCAGCTGCATCAGCTGCGCGGACGCGTAGGCCGCTCGCACCATCAGGCCTATGCGTGGCTGCTGACGCCGCATCCGAAAGCGATGACCACCGACGCGCAGAAACGGCTGGAAGCCATCGCTTCGCTGGAAGATCTGGGCGCCGGTTTTGCGCTGGCGACCCACGATCTGGAAATACGCGGCGCAGGCGAACTGCTTGGCGAAGATCAGAGCGGACAGATGGAAACCATCGGCTTCTCGCTGTATATGGAACTGCTGGAGAACGCCGTCGATGCGCTGAAGGCCGGACGCGAACCGTCGCTGGAAGATCTCACCAGCCAGCAGACGGAAGTCGAGCTGCGTATGCCGTCGCTGCTGCCGGATGATTTTATCCCCGACGTCAATACCCGTCTGTCGTTCTATAAACGGATTGCCAGCGCGAAGAGTGCGAACGAGCTGGAAGAGATCAAGGTGGAGCTGATCGATCGCTTCGGCCTGCTGCCGGATCCGGCGCGTAACCTGCTGGATATCGCCAGGCTGCGCCAGCAGGCGCAGAAGCTCGGCATCCGTAAGCTGGAAGGCAACGAGAAAGGCGGCACCATCGAGTTCGCCGAGAAAAATCACGTTAACCCGAGCTGGCTTATCGGCCTGTTGCAGAAACAGCCTCAGCACTTCCGCCTCGACGGTCCTGTGCGCCTGAAGTTCATTCAGGATCTGGCGGAACGGAAAACGCGTATGGAGTGGGTGCGTCAGTTTATGGCGCAGCTGGAGGAAAACGCCGTCGCGTAA
- the ldtC gene encoding L,D-transpeptidase LdtC, with translation MNTMRLSRWLAFLTLAASMTLALPAQANSRPLPPPGSKLVGENKYHVVENNGGSLEAIAKKYNVGFLALLQANPGVDPYVPRPGSVLTIPLQTLLPDVPREGIVINLAELRLYYYPPGKDSVTVYPIGIGQLGGDTLTPTMVTTVSDKRANPTWTPTANIRARYKAQGIELPAVVPAGPDNPMGHHAIRLAAYGGVYLLHGTNADFGIGMRVSSGCIRLRDADIETLFKQVTPGTKVNIINTPIKASVEPDGARLVEVHQPLSKKIDDDPQMLPITLNSAMQAFRSAPQTDAAVMQHVMEVRSGMPVDVTRHHDVNPQAM, from the coding sequence ATGAATACGATGCGACTTTCCCGCTGGCTGGCCTTTTTAACTCTCGCCGCCAGCATGACGCTTGCGTTGCCCGCGCAGGCGAACAGCAGGCCCCTTCCGCCCCCCGGCAGCAAGCTGGTGGGCGAAAATAAATATCACGTTGTCGAAAACAACGGCGGTTCACTGGAAGCGATAGCGAAAAAATATAACGTTGGTTTTCTGGCGCTTTTGCAGGCTAACCCCGGCGTCGACCCCTATGTGCCGCGCCCCGGCAGCGTGTTGACTATCCCGCTGCAAACCCTGCTGCCGGACGTGCCGCGCGAAGGCATTGTGATAAATCTGGCTGAGCTGCGCCTCTATTACTATCCGCCGGGTAAAGACTCGGTTACCGTCTACCCCATCGGCATTGGTCAACTGGGCGGCGATACGCTCACCCCGACGATGGTCACGACCGTTTCCGACAAGCGCGCCAACCCAACCTGGACGCCGACGGCGAACATTCGCGCGCGCTATAAAGCGCAGGGCATCGAGCTGCCAGCCGTGGTGCCCGCAGGCCCGGATAATCCGATGGGCCATCACGCCATTCGCTTAGCCGCCTACGGCGGCGTCTATCTGTTGCACGGCACTAACGCCGATTTTGGCATCGGGATGCGGGTCAGCTCAGGCTGCATCCGCCTGCGCGACGCCGATATCGAAACGCTGTTTAAACAGGTTACGCCAGGCACCAAAGTCAATATTATCAACACGCCGATTAAAGCCTCGGTAGAGCCAGACGGCGCGCGTCTGGTTGAGGTGCACCAGCCGCTGTCGAAGAAGATTGATGACGATCCGCAGATGCTGCCTATCACCTTAAACAGCGCCATGCAGGCGTTCAGGAGCGCGCCGCAGACGGATGCGGCAGTGATGCAGCACGTGATGGAGGTGCGTTCAGGGATGCCGGTTGACGTCACCCGCCATCACGACGTGAACCCGCAGGCGATGTGA
- a CDS encoding membrane protein: protein MSIKTVHAIIAAAGLLLSGIVCAEECQLTVSQAEVNYQQIRRDDIVSTQQNWHKLAEREVNVNVSCPEPRQMAVLMQGASGEKGRVLFGARGGIGLKIDNVTVDGRQYSAGKTTDRLNFTPESGATAPVYLRNSEAAIALDNHTVPEGKQMNFTVTLFPVLNDSMFNGNTDNTVIEADIRWQLLTK from the coding sequence ATGTCAATAAAGACAGTACATGCGATAATTGCGGCGGCGGGCCTGCTACTGTCAGGAATTGTCTGTGCCGAAGAGTGTCAACTTACGGTTTCGCAGGCTGAAGTTAATTACCAGCAAATTCGCCGTGATGACATCGTCTCCACACAACAAAACTGGCACAAACTCGCGGAACGCGAGGTGAATGTCAATGTTTCCTGCCCCGAGCCACGGCAAATGGCGGTGCTGATGCAGGGCGCTTCCGGGGAGAAAGGCCGCGTGTTATTTGGCGCCCGCGGCGGTATCGGCCTGAAAATCGATAACGTCACCGTTGATGGCAGGCAATACAGCGCCGGGAAAACGACCGATCGGCTCAATTTCACTCCGGAAAGTGGAGCGACAGCACCCGTTTATTTGCGCAACAGCGAAGCCGCGATTGCCCTCGATAACCATACGGTGCCGGAAGGTAAGCAGATGAACTTTACCGTGACCCTCTTCCCGGTGCTTAATGACAGTATGTTCAATGGGAATACCGACAATACGGTCATTGAGGCGGATATTCGCTGGCAGCTGCTGACAAAATAA
- a CDS encoding fimbrial biogenesis outer membrane usher protein has protein sequence MLKKSCLTRCVGAALYSALPLIVCHSVMVQAEEVTFDTSIIRSRGLSADLNHYFANAPRFLPGTHSVQVTVNGKRRGSAAVRFGEDGTLCIDNDFIEFAGLMPVALKSNEACHNITDDYPQAVINALPGQESVELYLPEEALNGLNGEIRNFRHGGSAGILNYSLFTTHNDNEGSDSSRYSQASLEGGGNIVDWLLRSRHILTDDNGEKNTESIYTFAEHVFAAQKTTMQVGDINAESDVLSGVPITGVQLMPTSALQGSGSGVSVSGIARNAQARVEVRQSGRLIYNTLVPAGPFTLSDVPVVRNNVDLEVTVVESDGASNRFIVPAASVRTSQLSRPRGLTVSAGRVRNINADYDEPWVLNLSDGWRLRPGFNLLASGAAAEKYIASGIRAELSLAENWSTSASVAASQEKHGDEKRGLKTELQSTVSLAGSLSLSASAAHFSGGYRELADALVDDFQPYDNTYATNLNWSTSLAGAFSAGYTYNQSGGENHDSRYVLLSWSKSFKYASVSVNWQSAVGNVDEDQDDDMIYVNLSIPLGGAQSISSYMRKQGDRTSYGVQNAGSLTQNTYYSLSVDRDNDSHENSYNGSLSSNLHYTQLGVGGGSNGNHQRNYNAMLSGGVAMHKSGVTFTPYAIRNTFAIAKLNEEKAGVEINTPQGVVWTDAWGQAVIPGLNEWRNSRIEVDANKLPVNMTLANGMKYLAAAHASVSEVNFKILNSRRVMIRVKRADGSTLAKGISIVDEKGNYIVTSVDDGHVFLNDADQISSLYASDDDHPRLCKIDYTLSNDRDEQAFYEEVDGICQ, from the coding sequence ATGCTTAAAAAAAGCTGCCTTACCCGCTGTGTTGGCGCTGCTCTTTACAGTGCATTACCGCTAATCGTCTGCCACTCTGTGATGGTGCAGGCGGAGGAAGTCACCTTTGATACCAGTATTATCCGCTCACGAGGTTTGAGCGCCGATCTTAACCATTATTTTGCTAACGCACCGCGTTTCCTTCCCGGCACGCATTCGGTTCAGGTGACGGTAAACGGTAAGAGGCGAGGCAGCGCCGCGGTGCGTTTTGGTGAGGATGGCACTCTTTGTATTGATAATGATTTTATCGAATTTGCCGGGCTGATGCCTGTAGCGCTTAAATCGAATGAGGCATGTCATAACATCACCGATGATTATCCACAGGCGGTAATCAACGCGTTGCCCGGACAGGAAAGCGTTGAGCTTTATCTGCCGGAAGAGGCGTTAAACGGCCTCAATGGCGAGATCAGAAATTTCCGCCACGGTGGGAGCGCCGGTATTCTCAACTATTCCCTGTTTACAACCCATAACGACAATGAAGGCAGCGACAGCAGCCGATATTCGCAGGCGAGTCTGGAAGGGGGGGGAAATATCGTCGACTGGTTATTGCGCAGCCGACACATCCTGACGGATGACAACGGCGAGAAGAATACCGAGAGTATTTACACTTTTGCCGAGCACGTCTTTGCCGCACAGAAAACGACTATGCAGGTCGGGGATATTAACGCCGAATCAGATGTCCTTAGCGGTGTGCCGATTACTGGCGTCCAGCTGATGCCCACCAGTGCGCTTCAGGGAAGCGGCTCGGGCGTCAGCGTCTCCGGCATCGCCAGAAACGCGCAGGCCCGCGTGGAGGTGCGTCAAAGTGGCCGTTTGATCTACAACACCCTGGTTCCCGCCGGGCCGTTTACTCTTAGCGACGTGCCCGTGGTGCGCAACAATGTGGATCTGGAGGTGACGGTTGTGGAATCAGACGGCGCGAGTAACCGTTTTATTGTTCCTGCGGCTTCGGTTAGAACCTCGCAACTTTCCCGCCCGCGCGGGCTGACGGTTTCCGCAGGACGCGTACGCAATATTAACGCCGACTACGATGAGCCCTGGGTCTTAAACCTGTCTGATGGCTGGCGTTTACGCCCAGGATTTAATTTACTGGCTTCCGGTGCGGCGGCGGAAAAGTATATCGCTTCCGGGATTCGTGCGGAGTTGTCCCTGGCGGAAAACTGGAGTACCTCTGCCAGTGTGGCGGCAAGTCAGGAAAAACACGGTGATGAAAAACGGGGGCTGAAAACGGAACTGCAAAGCACCGTTTCTCTGGCAGGATCGCTGAGTCTCTCCGCCAGCGCAGCCCATTTCAGCGGCGGTTACCGGGAGCTGGCCGACGCCCTGGTTGACGATTTTCAACCCTATGATAATACCTACGCTACGAATCTGAACTGGTCCACATCGCTGGCGGGCGCCTTCAGCGCGGGTTATACCTATAACCAGAGCGGCGGCGAAAACCATGACTCCCGCTATGTGCTGCTCTCCTGGAGTAAGAGCTTTAAATATGCCTCGGTTTCGGTGAACTGGCAGAGTGCGGTGGGCAACGTTGACGAGGATCAGGATGACGACATGATCTACGTTAACCTGAGCATTCCGCTGGGAGGCGCGCAGAGCATCAGTTCTTATATGCGTAAGCAGGGCGATCGTACCAGCTATGGGGTGCAGAACGCCGGTTCGTTGACGCAGAACACCTATTACTCGCTTTCCGTCGATCGGGACAATGACAGCCATGAGAACAGCTATAACGGTAGCCTGAGCAGCAATCTGCATTATACCCAGTTGGGCGTCGGCGGCGGCAGTAACGGAAATCATCAGCGGAACTATAATGCCATGCTGTCCGGCGGCGTAGCCATGCATAAAAGCGGGGTCACTTTCACGCCGTACGCCATTCGCAACACCTTTGCGATAGCGAAGCTCAATGAAGAAAAGGCGGGCGTGGAAATTAACACGCCGCAAGGCGTCGTCTGGACCGATGCCTGGGGTCAGGCGGTTATTCCGGGTTTAAATGAATGGCGTAACTCACGTATTGAGGTCGATGCTAACAAGTTGCCCGTGAACATGACGTTGGCCAACGGAATGAAATACCTTGCAGCCGCACATGCGTCCGTCAGCGAAGTGAATTTTAAAATCCTGAACAGCCGACGGGTGATGATTCGTGTGAAGCGTGCCGACGGCAGCACGCTGGCGAAAGGGATATCCATCGTTGATGAGAAAGGCAACTACATCGTGACCAGCGTGGATGATGGTCATGTTTTCCTGAATGACGCCGATCAGATTTCCTCACTGTACGCATCAGACGATGACCACCCTCGGCTCTGTAAGATTGATTACACCTTAAGCAATGACAGGGATGAACAGGCGTTTTACGAAGAGGTAGATGGGATATGTCAATAA
- a CDS encoding fimbria/pilus chaperone family protein: MLPLKKVLSATLIFSSIIVTPFTAHSAGMVPETSLLVIDEATHSGTINVKNTDAAPALLYTNIIDLPDDNNGLKLIVTQPVVRLEPGQTQQLRFILQNKTPLDVEHYKRVTFEGIPPKKEGKKIKVGINIRQDLPVLIRPAKLAVVTDAWKYLRWSGSGSNVTVTNPSKYVVRLAQNVVFQPSATAGRIAKTYILPGETLNVLLTKGIAGDKKAKFFPASRYGIEVPSFTADLNAE, from the coding sequence ATGTTGCCGCTAAAAAAAGTATTATCCGCAACACTTATTTTTTCGTCCATTATTGTCACGCCTTTTACTGCGCATTCAGCCGGTATGGTTCCTGAAACCAGTTTATTGGTGATTGACGAAGCCACGCACAGTGGCACCATCAATGTAAAAAATACGGATGCCGCGCCAGCCCTGCTATATACCAATATCATCGACCTGCCGGATGATAACAACGGCTTAAAACTGATTGTCACCCAGCCTGTGGTTCGTCTGGAGCCCGGGCAAACTCAGCAGTTACGCTTTATTTTACAGAACAAGACGCCACTGGACGTTGAACATTATAAACGTGTTACCTTCGAAGGTATTCCGCCGAAAAAAGAGGGTAAAAAAATTAAAGTCGGCATTAATATCCGTCAGGATTTACCGGTATTAATTCGACCGGCAAAACTGGCGGTTGTCACCGATGCCTGGAAGTATTTGCGATGGAGTGGCTCCGGCTCGAATGTGACGGTTACAAATCCGAGTAAATACGTGGTACGTCTGGCGCAAAATGTTGTATTTCAGCCTTCCGCTACCGCCGGACGTATTGCTAAAACCTATATCCTGCCCGGTGAGACGCTGAACGTTTTACTGACCAAAGGCATTGCCGGAGATAAGAAGGCTAAATTTTTCCCGGCCAGCCGTTATGGAATTGAAGTCCCGAGCTTTACTGCCGACCTGAATGCCGAGTGA
- the bhsA gene encoding multiple stress resistance protein BhsA has protein sequence MKNVKTLIAAAVLSSLSFASFAAVEVQSTPADQQKVGTISASAGTNLGSLQDELAQKADEMGAKSFRITSVSGPNTLHGTAVIYK, from the coding sequence ATGAAAAACGTTAAAACCCTCATCGCTGCCGCTGTTCTGAGTTCACTGTCATTCGCCAGCTTTGCTGCCGTTGAAGTTCAGTCCACCCCCGCCGATCAGCAAAAAGTCGGCACTATCTCTGCAAGCGCGGGGACAAATCTGGGGTCGTTACAGGACGAACTGGCGCAAAAAGCCGATGAAATGGGGGCGAAATCGTTCCGTATTACCTCCGTCAGCGGTCCTAACACCCTGCACGGTACTGCCGTGATCTATAAATAA